The region CACCCTGCTCACTGATTTCGGGGAACGCGATGGCTATGTGGGAGCGATGAAAGGGGTTATCCTGGGCATCGCCCCCCACGTCTCCCTGGTGGACATCTCCCATGACATCCCGCCCCAGGATATCCCCTCAGCCGCCTATGTCCTTTGGAGCACCTACCGCTTCTTTCCGCCGGACACCATCCACCTGGTCGTGGTGGACCCTGGGGTGGGGACGGAACGCCGGCCCATCGCCGTGCAGACCCGACATGGCCGCTTCGTCGCGCCGGATAACGGCGTGCTGGGATATGTGCTGGGACAGGAGGAGGAATGGCAGGCGGTGCACCTGACGGAACGCCGCTTCTGGCGTCCGGAGATCAGCCGGACCTTTCACGGCAGGGATATTTTCGCCCCCGCCGCCGCGCACCTGGCCGCCGGCGTCCCCCTGCATGAATTCGGGCCGGCCATCACCGACCCGGTGGCAGTGCCGTTCCCCCAGGTCCGCCGGCTGGACGAGGCACGCTGTCAGGCATGCCTGGTATATATTGATCGCTTCGGCAACTGCGTGACCAATCTGCCGGCCGAGTATCCTCTGGCGGGCCGGCCGGCGGCTTCGTGGGGGCCGGCGCTCTCCGCCCAACTGGGCGGCCACCACATCCGCGGCCTGCACCCCACCTATGCCGCGGTCGCGCCCGGAACGCCTCTGCTCCTGGCGGGTTCCAGTGGGTTCGTGGAGATCGCCGTGCGGGAAGGGAACGCCGCGGCCCGCTTCGGCGCCCATGCCGGCGACCCGGTGGAGTTTCGCATCATCCCATCATCAGAACATCGCTAGGGAAAGGTTGATATCCCATGGA is a window of Anaerolineae bacterium DNA encoding:
- a CDS encoding SAM-dependent chlorinase/fluorinase; this encodes MNLSGSEDQPVPIITLLTDFGERDGYVGAMKGVILGIAPHVSLVDISHDIPPQDIPSAAYVLWSTYRFFPPDTIHLVVVDPGVGTERRPIAVQTRHGRFVAPDNGVLGYVLGQEEEWQAVHLTERRFWRPEISRTFHGRDIFAPAAAHLAAGVPLHEFGPAITDPVAVPFPQVRRLDEARCQACLVYIDRFGNCVTNLPAEYPLAGRPAASWGPALSAQLGGHHIRGLHPTYAAVAPGTPLLLAGSSGFVEIAVREGNAAARFGAHAGDPVEFRIIPSSEHR